Proteins encoded within one genomic window of Aspergillus nidulans FGSC A4 chromosome VII:
- a CDS encoding FAM50/XAP5 family protein (transcript_id=CADANIAT00009146), whose product MPPPEQPSHSSTPRSFTSQTASAEDLLKSQTVGLVHLSDFRKRRAEVLEQKEREAHDKSLGRFTSGSSRSATPSGGDITDGNSTSRSEAPPRKKKKKPLAKSKLSFGDDEKEEDDDTFVPKPKTKPAEDLTPTPAELSASRSATGTPFDDSSTSQSRRITPNPRAPPPPKALTKAALKAEAEARDALRREFLVMQDAIKNTEIMVPFVFYDGTNIPAGTAKVKKGDQVWLLLDRCRKVGAELGVSGTSGASKGRKYNRREWARVSVDDLMLVKGDVIIPHHYELYYFIANSVPSFSSAGGLLFDYSNKPPPPPPTDDPLYRPSNDELEGNDKDPTLTKVVDRRWYERNKHIFPASLWREYEPGPEFEEKMRTTRRDAEGNTFFF is encoded by the exons ATGCCGCCCCCCGAACAACCAAGTCACAGCTCGACTCCGAGGTCCTTTACAAGCCAAACTGCTTCCGCTGAAGATCTCCTCAAGTCCCAGACGGTTGGGCTTGTCCATCTCTCCGATTTTCGCAAACGCCGTGCGGAGGTTTTGGAGCAAAAAGAGCGAGAGGCACATGACAAGTCGCTAGGAAGATTTACATCCGGTAGCTCAAGAAGCGCAACCCCTTCAGGTGGCGATATAACTGACGG GAATTCAACATCCCGGAGCGAGGCTCcgccaaggaagaagaaaaagaagccaCTTGCAAAGAGCAAATTGTCatttggagacgatgagaaggaagaggatgatgacaCTTTTGTTCCAAAACCGAAGACGAAGCCTGCGGAAGACCTAACTCCCACGCCCGCTGAATTAAGTGCCTCGCGTTCTGCTACCGGTACACCTTTTGACGACAGCTCTACATCACAATCTCGTCGCATTACACCAAACCCAAGGGCGCCACCTCCTCCGAAGGCTCTCACAAAAGCTGCGCTCAAAGCGGAAGCGGAAGCACGAGATGCTTTACGAAGAGAGTTTTTGGTCATGCAGGACGCTATAAAAAACACTGAGATCATGGTCCCTTTTGTATTCTACGATGGAACGAATATACCTGCCGGTACAGCCAAGGTAAAGAAGGGCGATCAAGTATGGCTGTTGCTCGATCGATGCCGAAAAGTAGGTGCCGAATTGGGTGTCAGCGGTACCAGCGGGGCATCGAAAGGACGCAAGTACAATCGCCGGGAATGGGCGAGGGTTAGCGTGGATGACTTGATGCTTGTTAAAGGAGATGTCATTATTCCACAT CACTACGAACTGTACTACTTTATCGCAAACAGTGTTCCCAGTTTCTCGAGCGCCGGGGGGCTGCTCTTCGACTATTCCAACaaacctccaccaccgcctcccACCGATGATCCCTTATACCGGCCGAGTAACGACGAACTCGAAGGCAACGACAAAGATCCGACGCTAACGAAGGTGGTCGACAGACGGTGGTACGAGCGGAACAAGCACATTTTTCCCGCAAGTCTATGGCGGGAGTACGAACCGGGACCAGAAtttgaagagaagatgcgTACAACGAGACGCGATGCAGAAGGAAACACGTTCTTCTTTTGA
- a CDS encoding ribose-5-phosphate isomerase RKI1 (transcript_id=CADANIAT00009152), with the protein MAELIEKAKRAAGKAAVENHYPKDAKFVGIGSGSTIVYVVEAIKELGIDTSGTCYVPTGFQSKQLIVSAGLTAVDFDAIPEGTVLDIAFDGADEVDDELNLIKGGGACLFQEKIVALQAKEFICVADSRKLQSRLLSNWKYIPIEVAPIAAKRVLPALRQLGSINPVLRPQTGSKLGPLKTDQDFYIIDAPFPTLLTKADVAAGKDGSGKDGIWEVDALSLAIKQIPGVLDVGIFSGVTGPQAQALGGIGGQKPVAAYFGMPDGSVQVRKADA; encoded by the exons ATGGCCGAGCTTATCGAGAAGGCTAAACGCGCCGCTGGAAAGGCCGCTGTCGAAAACCACTACCCCAAAGATGCCAAATTTGTCGGTATTGGCAGTGGTTCTACTATTGTGTATGTTGTTGAGGCCATCAaggagctgggaatcgaTACCTCTGGCACGTGTTATGTGCCAACGGGCTTCCAGTCCAAGCAGCTGATCGTCTCGGCCGGCCTGACAGCAGTGGATTTCGATGCCATTCCCGAAGGAACAGTGCTTGATATTGCGTTCGACGGTGCAGACGAggtggatgatgagcttAACCTTATAAAGGGCGGTGGTGCTTGTCTTTTCCAGGAAAAAATTGTTGCTCTCCAAGCCAAGGAGTTCATTTGCGTTGCCG ATTCAAGAAAGTTGCAGTCCCGCCTCCTGTCTAACTGGAAGTACATTCCCATTGAGGTTGCTCCGATAGCTGCTAAGCGGGTGCTACCTGCTCTGAGACAGCTGGGCAGCATCAATCCTGTACTTCGGCCGCAGACTGGATCCAAGCTAGGCCCATTGAAAACTGACCAGGACTTTTACATCATCGATGCACCTTTCCCAACTCTTTTAACAAAAGCGGACGTTGCAGCTGGAAAGGACGGTAGCGGAAAGGATGGCATTTGGGAGGTCGACGCTTTGTCACTGGCGATTAAGCAAATTCCCGGCGTTTTAGATGTTGGTATCTTCTCTGGAGTGACCGGGCCTCAGGCCCAGGCGCTcggcggcattggaggcCAGAAGCCCGTTGCGGCTTACTTTGGGATGCCTGACGGCTCAGTGCAGGTCAGAAAAGCGGACGCTTGA
- a CDS encoding GroES family chaperonin (transcript_id=CADANIAT00009144), whose protein sequence is MSLLRNVKNLAPLLDRVLVQRVKPEAKTASGIFLPESSVKEQNEAKVLAVGPGAVDRNGQRIPMGVAAGDRVLVPQFGGSPLKIGEEEYHLFRDSEILAKINE, encoded by the exons ATG TCTCTCCTCCGCAACGTCAAGAACCTTGCCCCCCTCCTGGACCGCGTCCTCGTCCAGCGCGTGAAGCCCGAGGCCAAGACCGCCTCTGGTATCTTCCTCCCTGAGAGCAGCGTCAAGGAGCAGAACGAGGCCAAGGTCCTCGCTGTCGGTCCTGGTGCTGTTGACCGCAATGGCCAGCGCATCCCCATgggtgttgctgctggtgacCGTGTCTTGGTCCCTCAG TTCGGAGGTAGCCCCCTCAAGATTGGTGAGGAAGAGTACCACCTCTTCCGGGACTCTGA GATTCTTGCAAAGATCAACGAATAG
- a CDS encoding ATP-citrate synthase subunit aclB (transcript_id=CADANIAT00009148) produces the protein MPAAPLVSTANGPNANDNITRFEPPSRVRSPFADALFHNKTRCFVYGMQPRAVQGMLDFDFICKRSTPSVAGIIYTFGGQFVSKMYWGTSETLLPVYQDTAKAMAKHPDVDTVVNFASSRSVYSSTMELMQYPQIKCIAIIAEGVPERRAREILVTAKEKGITIIGPATVGGIKPGAFKIGNTGGMMDNIVASKLYRKGSVGYVSKSGGMSNELNNIISQTTDGVYEGVAIGGDRYPGTTFIDHLLRYQAEPECKILVLLGEVGGVEEYRVIEAVKNGVITKPIVAWAIGTCASMFKTEVQFGHAGASANSDLETAVAKNKAMREAGIYVPDTFEDMPAVLKKVYEEQVQNGVIKPQPEPVPPKIPIDYSWAQELGLIRKPAAFISTISDDRGQELLYAGMPISDVFKEDIGIGGVMSLLWFRRRLPSYATKFLEMVLMLTADHGPAVSGAMNTIITTRAGKDLISALVSGLLTIGSRFGGALDGAAEEFTKAFDKGMSPRDFVDTMRKENKLIPGIGHRIKSRNNPDLRVELVKEYVKKHFPSTKLLDYAIAVETVTTSKKDNLILNVDGCIAVCFVDLMRNCGAFSAEESEDYMKMGVLNGLFVLGRSIGLIAHYLDQKRLRTGLYRHPWDDITYLLPALQKGGSEGRVEVNV, from the exons ATGCCTGCCGCTCCTCTTGTCAGCACTGCCAACGGCCCTAACGCCAACGATAACATCACTCGCTTCGAGCCTCCCAGCCGAGTGCGCTCTCCCTTCGCCGATGCCCTCTTCCACAACAAGACAAGATGTTTCGTATA CGGTATGCAGCCCCGGGCTGTCCAGGGTATGCTGGATTTCGACTTCATCTGCAAGCGTTCCACTCCTTCCGTTGCCGGTATCATCTACACATTCGGCGGTCAATTCGTCAGCAAGAT GTACTGGGGTACCAGTGAAACCCTCCTCCCTGTTTACCAGGACACCGCAAAGGCCATGGCCAAGCACCCCGACGTTGACACCGTTGTCAACTTCGCCTCTTCCCGTTCCGTCTACAGCTCTACTATGGAGCTGATGCAGTACCCTCAGATCAAATGCATTGCCATCATTGCAGAGGGTGTTCCAGAAAGG CGAGCTCGTGAAATCCTTGTCACCGCTAAGGAGAAGGGCATCACCATCATTGGACCTGCTACAGTCGGTGGTATCAAGCCTGGCGCTTTCAAAATTGGTAACACTGGTGGTATGATGGACAACATTGTCGCTTCCAAGCTCTACCGCAAGGGATCCGTTGGTTATGTGTCCAAGTCTGGTGGAATGTCCAACGAATTGAACAACATCATCTCCCAAACTACTGACGGTGTTTACGAGGGTGTTGCTATTGGAGGTGACCGTTACCCCGGTACTACTTTCATCGACCACCTCCTTCGTTACCAAGCCGAGCCTGAGTGCAAGATCCTTGTTCTGCTCGGTGAggttggtggtgttgaggaaTACCGTGTCATTGAGGCTGTCAAGAACGGTGTGATCACCAAACCCATCGTCGCCTGGGCCATCGGTACTTGCGCTAGCATGTTCAAGACTGAGGTCCAGTTTGGTCACGCTGGTGCCTCTGCCAACTCCGACCTGGAGACTGCTGTTGCTAAGAACAAGGCTATGAGAGAAGCCGGTATCTACGTCCCTGACACATTCGAGGACATGCCCGCCGTCCTCAAGAAGGTCTACGAGGAGCAGGTTCAGAACGGTGTTATCAAGCCTCAGCCTGAGCCTGTTCCCCCTAAGATTCCCATTGACTACTCTTGGGCCCAGGAGCTCGGTCTTATTCGTAAGCCTGCTGCTTTCATCTCCACCATCTCCGACGACCGtggccaggagctcttaTATGCCGGCATGCCCATCTCTGATGTCTTCAAGGAGGACATTGGTATCGGAGGTGTCATGTCCTTGCTCTGGTTCCGCCGCCGCCTGCCCAGCTACGCTACCAAGTTCTTGGAGATGGTTCTCATGCTCACAGCTGACCACGGTCCCGCTGTGTCTGGCGCCATGAACACTATCATCACAACTCGTGCCGGCAAGGACCTCATCAGTGCCCTTGTCTCTGGTCTTCTCACCATTGGATCCCGCTTTGGTGGTGCCCTAGATGGCGCTGCCGAGGAGTTCACCAAGGCTTTCGACAAGGGCATGAGCCCTCGTGACTTCGTTGACACCATGAGAAAGGAGAACAAGCTGA TTCCTGGAATTGGCCACCGTATCAAGTCCCGCAACAACCCCGATCTGCGTGTTGAGCTGGTTAAGGAATACGTCAAGAAGCACTTCCCCAGCACCAAGCTTCTGGATTACGCCATTGCTGTCGAGACTGTCACCACATCCAAGAAGGACAACCTGATTCTTAACGTCGACGGTTGCATCGCTGTTTGCTTCGTCGATCTCATGCGCAACTGCGGTGCTTTCTCCGCCGAGGAATCCGAGGACTACATGAAGATGGGTGTCCTCAACGGTCTTTTCGTTCTAGGCCGTAGCATCGGTCTGATTGCCCACTACCTTGATCAGAAGAGACTGCGCACTGGTCTTTACCGCCACCCTTGGGATGACATCACGTACCTGCTCCCCGCCCTGCAAAAGGGTGGCTCGGAGGGTCGTGTTGAGGTCAACGTATAA
- a CDS encoding protein sldB (transcript_id=CADANIAT00009151): MASNQFTITSPPTDAISALKFSPAPDSTRFVVSSWDKNVYVYDLRDENGAAGEGKLLQKFEHRAPVLDACFGATEDEIFTAGLDWDVKRIDIASASQTVLSSHDAGVRSVVYSKEYSMVISASWDNTLHVHRLAGDRSVTNTASIPLPSKPFSMSLTATKLVVGMASRALHIYDLKSLSLLTGQSEGGVAPAKVEVEPWQRRESSLKFMTRCVACMPDDAGYASSSIEGRVAVEWFDPSAESQARKYAFKCHRQTSDDVDVVYPVNSLAFHPIHGTFASGGGDGVVALWDGIAKRRIRQYQKYPSSVAAVAFSSNGKYLAIAISPGYEDGKDDLTDGTVRIYVRELGETEAKGKGAK, encoded by the exons ATGGCATCGA ATCAATTTACCATTACATCGCCGCCGACGGATGCGATTTCCGCGTTGAAGTTCTCTCCCGCTCCCGATTCGACGCGATTCGTTGTATCGTCATGGGATAAGAATGTTTATGTCTACGACTTGCGGGACGAGAACGGAGCTGCAGGTGAAGGGAAATTACTACAGAAATTCGAGCACCGTGCCCCGGTGCTTGACGCGTGTTTCGGAGCCACTGAAGACGAGATCTTTACAGCCGGGTTGGACTGGGATGTGAAGAG GATCGATATAGCATCTGCTAGTCAAACCGTCCTCAGCAGCCACGATGCCGGCGTCCGCAGCGTTGTCTACAGTAAGGAGTACAGCATGGTCATATCCGCCTCGTGGGATAACACGTTACATGTGCATCGCCTTGCCGGTGACAGGAGTGTCACCAATACGGCTTCAATACCCCTACCATCAAAGCCCTTCTCCATGTCTCTCACAGCAACGAAGCTTGTTGTCGGCATGGCCTCGCGAGCCCTACACATTTACGATCTAAAATCACTTTCGCTCTTAACGGGGCAGTCGGAAGGAGGTGTGGCGCCGGCCAAGGTTGAAGTTGAGCCATGGCAGCGACGGGAAAGCAGCCTGAAGTTTATGACGCGCTGCGTTGCTTGCATGCCCGATGACGCCGGATACGCTTCATCTAGCATCGAAGGGCGGGTGGCTGTTGAGTGGTTTGATCCCTCAGCCGAGTCGCAAGCGCGGAAGTACGCCTTCAAATGCCATCGACAGACGTcggatgatgtcgatgtGGTGTATCCCGTCAACTCGCTGGCTTTCCATCCAATTCATGGAACATTCGCATCTGGAGGCGGTGATGGTGTGGTGGCCCTTTGGGATGGCATCGCAAAGAGGAGGATCAGACAGTACCAGAAATATCCTTCCAGTGTAGCGGCTGTGGCATTTAGCTCTAATGGGAAATACCTCGCAATTGCCATCAGCCCAGGATACGAGGATGGAAAGGATGATCTTACTGACGGGACGGTCAGGATCTATGTACGCGAACTCGGGGAGACGGAAGCTAAGGGAAAAGGCGCGAAATAA
- a CDS encoding Rpp14/Pop5 family protein (transcript_id=CADANIAT00009149) translates to MVRVKNRYLLVEILYPDPSSSPPLSSATSLKNYGQRSQLRFHAPTSDALTPSLLAKMVRDEVAKMFGDWGIGRLGGVGAGGVSVKYLSPATSTAIIRCPRASYRLVWTALTYISHVPDLSGTNGAKSKRLDLANLSRPCVFRVVRVSGTIKKAEEEAVRRARREIVRLRGKEELGVLDGLVGELERDIERGKGREKKVVEDVDDMELDVNSDVE, encoded by the exons ATGGTCCGCGTCAAAAACCGCtacctcctcgtcgaaattCTCTACCCCGACCCATCCTCCAGCCCGCCCTTGTCCTCAGCCACTTCACTCAAAAATTATGGCCAACGATCGCAACTACGATTTCACGCGCCCACATCCGACGCCCTAACTCCAAGTCTTCTCGCTAAAATGGTTCGCGACGAAGTCGCCAAGATGTTCGGCGACTGGGGAATTGGTCGACTaggtggtgttggtgcggGTGGTGTTAGCG TGAAATACCTCTCCCCAGCAACCTCAACAGCCATAATCCGGTGTCCGCGCGCATCCTACCGTCTTGTTTGGACGGCTCTCACGTATATTTCTCACGTACCGGACCTTAGCGGTACCAACGGCGCAAAATCTAAGCGACTGGACCTCGCAAACTTGAGCAGGCCGTGTGTGTTCCGGGTGGTTAGGGTGTCTGGAACAATCAAGaaagcggaggaggaggctgtgaggagagcgaggagagagattGTGAGGCTTAGGGGGAAAGAGGAGCTGGGTGTTCTAGACGGCTTGGTTGGGGAGCTTGAGAGGGATATTGAAAGAGGAAAGGGGAGGGAGAAAAAGGTTGTTGAAGACGTCGATGATATGGAGTTGGATGTGAATAGTGATGTCGAATGA
- the fip1 gene encoding cleavage polyadenylation factor subunit FIP1 (transcript_id=CADANIAT00009145): protein MSHAMDDDDDDLYDPADAVPVTNPSDPRGPSADAPMNDNVEEEEEEVEEDDEDDFNIITEAPPDAPPPETSHPRHANLRTESQRPTSADSTSAQKSQTPTLTPKVDTSASVPAGTRPTSQKPGSAYPPVHASNIDVNANPVHPATGKPILMTDMDADFPDDDKPWRRPGTDLTDYFNYGFDEFTWASYVLKQQELRKEVGDQKRQLDDMQNFLTMGLPPMPGAQPGAGPAAVSAPPPMPGMPGIPDMNPDMMQGMLASMMSQGLDPSSMDPMSFMQHAQTMMGGQSGAGGGQQGQGGFGGQGGGQSQMGYGNAGGGYGGGRGRGRRW, encoded by the exons ATGTCACACGCCatggatgacgacgatgatgacctcTATGATCCCGCTGATGCGGTGCCGGTTACCAATCCTAGTGATCCTCGAGGGCCATCAGCCGACGCTCCGATGAACGACAATgtagaggaggaggaagaggaggtggaggaagacgacgag GATGACTTTAACATCATCACAGAGGCACCTCCGGAcgcgcctcctccagaaac TTCACATCCTCGACATGCTAACTTACGAACCGAGTCGCAACGCCCTACATCCGCCGATTCCACTTCAGCCCAGAAATCTCAGACGCCCACATTAACACCGAAGGTAGACACGTCTGCCTCAGTGCCTGCCGGTACTAGACCTACATCACAAAAACCAGGATCCGCTTACCCTCCAGTGCACGCGTCTAATATTGACGTGAACGCCAACCCGGTTCACCCAGCTACCGGCAAGCCAATCTTGATGACTGATATGGATGCCGATTTTCCCGACGATGATAAGCCATGGAGGCGGCCTGGCACGGACTTAACAGATTACTTCAACTACGGATTTGACGAGTTTACTTGGGCAAGTTATGTCTTGAAGCAACAAGAGTTACGAAAGGAAGTCGGAGATCAGAAGAGGCAGCTGGATGATATGCAGAACTTCCTGACTATGGGGCTACCCCCAATGCCTGGCGCCCAACCCGGCGCTGGGCCAGCTGCGGTTAGCGCACCGCCTCCGATGCCTGGCATGCCGGGAATACCAGATATGAATCCGGATATGATGCAGGGGATGTTGGCATCAATGATGTCGCAAGGATTAGACCCCTCATCCATGGATCCCATGTCTTTCATGCAGCATGCCCAAACGATGATGGGTGGGCAATCCGGCGCAGGCGGCGGACAACAGGGCCAAGGGGGATTCGGTGGCCAAGGTGGTGGTCAAAGCCAGATGGGTTATGGGAATGCTGGAGGTGGTTATGGTGGAGGCCGCGGGCGGGGGAGGAGATGGTAA
- a CDS encoding GTPase GPN2 (transcript_id=CADANIAT00009150) has translation MPFAQLVIGPPGAGKSTYCNGMHQFLGAIGRKCSVVNLDPANDKTSYPCALDVRDLVTLEEIMSEDQLGPNGGVLYALEELEENFDFLEEGLKELGEDYIIFDCPGQVEIFTHHSSLRNIFFKIQKMGYRLIVLHLIDSYNLTLPSMYISSLILCLRAMLQMDLPHLNVLTKIDNLSNYTSLPFNLDFYTEVQDLTYLLPHLEAESSRLSHEKFGALNNAIITLIEEFGLVGFETLAVEDKKSMMNLLRAIDRASGYVFGPAEGANDSVWQVAVREGMGSMDIRDIQERWIDAKDEYDELERRQREEEIKNHQQAATYQAGNEDDDDDNDYEFGRRMPVPDSGVKVMRK, from the exons ATGCCATTCGCACAACTCGTTATAGGTCCTCCGGGTGCAGGCAAGTCGACCTATTGCAATGGCATGCACCAGTTCCTCGGAGCTATAGGGCGCAAATGCTCGGTCGTGAACCTCGACCCCGCAAATGACAAAACATCATATCCCTGCGCGCTGGACGTGCGTGATCTTGTGACGTTGGAGGAAATCATGAGTGAGGATCAATTGGGTCCGAACGGCGGTGTTTTGTATGCGTTGGAAGAGCTAGAGGAGAACTTTGACTTCTTGGAGGAAGGGTTGAAAGAGCTCGGAG AGGACTATATTATCTTCGATTGTCCCGGCCAGGTAGAAATTTTCACTCACCATTCGTCCTTACGgaatatcttcttcaagatccagaagatgGGCTATAGA CTAATAGTACTACACCTAATCGACTCCTACAACCTCACCCTGCCATCGATGTACATCTCCTCTCTTATTCTATGCTTGCGTGCCATGCTCCAAATGGACCTTCCACATCTCAACGTCCTAACAAAAATCGATAATTTGTCCAATTATACTTCGCTGCCTTTCAACCTAGATTTCTACACCGAGGTTCAGGACCTTACATACCTCCTCCCCCACTTAGAGGCAGAGTCCTCCCGGCTATCGCACGAGAAGTTCGGAGCACTGAACAACGCCATCATCACACTGATTGAGGAGTTTGGACTCGTGGGCTTCGAAACACTGGCTGTAGAAGATAAAAAGAGCATGATGAATTTGCTCCGGGCCATTGACCGCGCAAGTGGATACGTGTTTGGGCCTGCAGAAGGCGCAAATGACTCCGTTTGGCAAGTGGCTGTTCGGGAAGGAATGGGGTCCATGGATATCCGTGATATTCAAGAGCGTTGGATAGATGCCAAAGACGAGTACGATGAGTTGGAACGACGGCagcgagaggaggagataAAAAATCACCAGCAAGCTGCAACCTACCAGGCAGggaacgaggacgacgacgatgataaCGATTACGAATTCGGGCGCAGGATGCCTGTACCAGACAGTGGAGTGAAAGTGATGCGGAAGTAA
- the aclA gene encoding protein aclA (transcript_id=CADANIAT00009147) produces the protein MSAKSIFEADGKAILNYHLTRAPVIKPTPLPPSNTHNPPPKLASLYFPDDLSVKDVLDQAEVTYPWLLTPGSKFVAKPDQLIKRRGKSGLLALNKTWAEAREWIEARATKEQQVETVVGVLRHFLVEPFVPHPQETEYYINIHSVREGDWILFTHEGGVDVGDVDAKAEKLLIPVNLKNYPSNEEIASALLSKVPKGIHNVLVDFISRLYAVYVDCQFTYLEINPLVVIPNADATSADVHFLDLAAKLDQTAEFECGTKWAVARSPANLGLAALPTSDKVNIDAGPPMEFPAPFGRELSKEEKFISDMDAKTGASLKLTVLNPNGRVWTLVAGGGASVVYADAIASAGFVSELANYGEYSGAPTETQTFNYARTILDLMLRSPIHPDGKVLFIGGGIANFTNVASTFKGVIRALREVAPVLNEHKVQIWVRRAGPNYQEGLKNIKAVGEELGLNMHVYGPEMHVSGIVPLALQGKQTDIKEFGTA, from the exons ATGTCCGCCAAGTCGATTTTCGAGGCCGATGGCAAGGCCATCCTCAACTACCACCTCACTCGCGCCCCCGTCATCAAGCCGACTCCTCTCCCCCCTTCCAACACTCACAACCCTCCTCCCAAGCTCGCCTCCCTCTACTTCCCCGACGACCTTTCCGTGAAGGACGTTCTCGACCAGGCGGAGGTTACATACCCATGGCTGCTGACCCCCGGATCCAAGTTCGTGGCTAAGCCAGACCAATTGATCAAGCGACGAGGCAAGAGCGGTCTGCTCGCGCTGAACAAGACTTGGGCTGAAGCCAGAGAATGGATCGAGGCTCGTGCTACGAAGGAACAACAGGTTGAGACCGTTGTTGGTGTTCTCCGCCATTTCCTCGTTGAGCCCTTCGTTCCTCACCCCCAGGAGACCGAGTACTACATCAACATTCACTCCGTGCGTGAG GGTGACTGGATCCTCTTCACCCACGAGGGTGGTGTCGATGTTGGTGACGTTGATGCTAAAGCAGAGAAGCTTTTGATCCCCGTCAACCTTAAGAACTACCCCTCCAACGAGGAAATCGCTTCCGCACTTCTCAGCAAAGTTCCCAAGGGCATTCACAACGTCTTGGTTGACTTTATTTCTCGTCTCTACGCTGTCTACGTTGACTGCCAGTTCACCTACCTTGAGATCAACCCTCTCGTTGTCATCCCCAACGCCGATGCTACTTCTGCCGACGTCCACTTCCTTGACTTGGCTGCCAAGCTTGACCAGACTGCTGAGTTCGAGTGCGGTACCAAGTGGGCTGTTGCTCGTAGCCCGGCTAACCTTGGCCTGGCCGCTCTTCCCACATCCGACAAGGTCAACATTGATGCCGGTCCTCCCATGGAGTTCCCCGCTCCTTTCGGACGTGAAttgagcaaggaggagaagttCATCTCAGACATGGATGCCAAGACTGGTGCCTCTCTTAAGCTCACTGTCCTGAACCCCAACGGCCGTGTCTGGACTCTCGtcgctggtggtggtgcctCCGTCGTCTACGCGGACGCCATTGCTTCCGCTGGTTTCGTTAGCGAGCTCGCCAACTACGGTGAATACTCCGGTGCTCCCACTGAGACTCAGACTTTCAACTACGCCCGCACCATTCTCGACCTGATGCTGCGCTCTCCCATCCACCCCGACGGCAAGGTCCTCTTTATCGGTGGTGGTATTGCCAACTTCACCAACGTCGCTTCCACTTTCAAGGGTGTCATTCGCGCCCTTCGAGAGGTTGCCCCCGTTCTGAACGAACACAAGGTCCAGATCTGGGTGCGCCGTGCCGGTCCCAACTACCAGGAGGGTCTCAAGAACATCAAGGCTGTCGGTGAAGAACTCGGCCTCAACATGCACGTATACGGGCCTGAAATGCACGTCAGTGGTATCGTGCCTCTTGCCCTCCAAGGCAAACAAACTGATATCAAGGAGTTTGGTACTGCGTAA